In one Candidatus Planktophila vernalis genomic region, the following are encoded:
- the glnA gene encoding type I glutamate--ammonia ligase, with translation MFKNSAEIFAYIKKEDIKLVDVRFTDLPGIQHHFNVPVESFDEAVFTDGLMFDGSSIRGFQSIHESDMKLLPVPESAYLDPYRKEKTLIIIFSVHNPVDNSAYSRDPRGVVAKAVDFMRAQGIADTAFFAPEAEFYVFDRVRFKTDINTAYHEIDSYEGAWNTGIKEDADGTPNRGYRTRVKGGYFPVSPTDQFADLRDEMVMQLGKVGLLVERSHHEVGTAGQMEINYRFTDILTAGDDVMKFKYVIRNTAWQGGKTATFMPKPLFGDNGSGMHVHQSLWKDGKPLFFGDGYGDLSDLARHYVGGLLKHAPSLLAFTNPTVNSYRRLVPGYEAPVNLVYSARNRSACIRIPITGSNPKAKRIEFRCPDPSSNPYLAFAAMLMAGLDGIINKIEPPAPVDKDLYELTGDEAAAIPQVPGSLDEVLNNLERDHEFLLKGGVFTKDLIETWIEFKRKQEVDYVRLRPHPAEFELYFDI, from the coding sequence ATGTTTAAGAACTCTGCAGAAATTTTTGCATATATCAAGAAGGAAGACATAAAGCTCGTTGACGTGCGCTTTACAGATCTTCCAGGTATCCAGCACCACTTCAACGTTCCTGTTGAATCATTTGATGAGGCCGTCTTTACAGATGGTCTGATGTTTGATGGTTCATCAATTCGCGGTTTCCAGTCAATCCATGAATCAGATATGAAGCTGTTACCAGTTCCAGAATCTGCATACCTTGACCCATACCGCAAAGAGAAGACTCTGATCATTATCTTTTCTGTTCACAATCCAGTTGATAACTCTGCTTATAGTCGCGACCCGCGTGGTGTTGTTGCAAAGGCAGTTGACTTCATGCGTGCACAAGGAATTGCTGACACAGCGTTCTTTGCACCAGAAGCAGAATTCTATGTTTTCGATCGCGTTCGCTTTAAGACTGATATCAACACTGCTTATCATGAGATTGATTCTTATGAAGGTGCTTGGAACACAGGAATTAAGGAAGATGCTGATGGAACTCCTAACCGTGGATACCGCACACGCGTCAAGGGTGGATATTTCCCAGTATCACCAACAGATCAATTTGCTGATCTTCGCGATGAGATGGTTATGCAACTTGGAAAAGTTGGCCTTCTAGTTGAGCGCTCACACCACGAAGTTGGTACAGCAGGTCAAATGGAAATTAACTACCGCTTCACAGATATTTTGACTGCAGGTGATGATGTAATGAAGTTTAAGTACGTCATTCGCAACACTGCATGGCAGGGCGGCAAGACTGCAACATTTATGCCAAAGCCACTCTTTGGTGATAACGGTTCAGGTATGCACGTTCACCAATCACTCTGGAAAGATGGCAAGCCATTGTTCTTTGGTGATGGATACGGTGATCTTTCAGACCTGGCCCGCCACTATGTCGGTGGCCTTCTAAAGCACGCACCGTCATTGCTTGCCTTCACTAACCCAACTGTTAACTCATACCGTCGCTTAGTCCCAGGTTATGAAGCACCAGTAAACCTTGTTTACTCAGCGCGTAACCGTTCAGCTTGTATCCGTATCCCAATTACAGGATCCAATCCAAAGGCAAAGCGCATTGAGTTCCGTTGCCCAGATCCATCATCAAATCCATATCTAGCATTTGCTGCGATGTTGATGGCCGGTCTTGATGGAATCATCAATAAGATCGAACCACCTGCCCCAGTAGATAAAGATTTGTATGAATTAACTGGCGATGAAGCGGCAGCTATTCCACAAGTTCCAGGATCACTAGATGAAGTACTCAACAACCTAGAGCGCGATCACGAGTTCTTGCTCAAGGGTGGAGTATTTACAAAGGATCTCATCGAGACATGGATTGAATTCAAGCGCAAGCAAGAAGTTGATTATGTTCGTTTGCGTCCACATCCAGCTGAGTTTGAGCTGTATTTCGACATCTAA